Proteins encoded in a region of the Populus alba chromosome 13, ASM523922v2, whole genome shotgun sequence genome:
- the LOC118028148 gene encoding probable protein phosphatase 2C 52, translating to MGACVSTSRSTCSSKSNGEPVPPPCLGIGFCGQKRTKRTFSDHLVTLQHLPSIPNRVFTNGKSRTSCIFTQQGRKGINQDAMIVWEDFMSEDVTFCGVFDGHGPHGHLVARKVRDALPVKLQSFLNSCQSRQNGPGQTCFMGNSKKSDVGDLDKDGSVEDKLNSLWRETFLKSYKAMDKELKSHPNLDCFCSGSTAITIVKQGSNLFMGYIGDSRAIMGSKDSNDSMVAVQLTVDLKPDLPREAERIKRCKGRVFALQDEPEVPRVWLPFDDAPGLAMARAFGDFCLKEYGVISIPEFSHRTLTDKDQFIVLASDGVWDVLSNEEVVEIVSSAPTRASAARILVDSAAREWKLKYPTSKMDDCAVVCLFLDGKMDSESDYDEQGFSSATLDQSNHSGNAAESDDGQKSEPCLQRNFTVRSAEENDTYGRLAVEVDGDGETVSADDQSWSGLEGVTRVNSLVQLPRFSEERPDP from the exons ATGGGGGCTTGTGTTTCAACTAGTCGGAGTACTTGCAGTAGTAAGAGCAATGGAGAGCCAGTTCCTCCCCCTTGCTTGGGGATCGGTTTTTGCGGGCAAAAGAGAACTAAAAGGACATTCTCTGATCATTTAGTTACTCTTCAGCATTTACCATCCATACCTAACAGGGTTTTCACCAATGGAAAGAGCCGAACTTCTTGTATATTCACACAGCAGGGTCGCAAGGGAATAAACCAGGATGCAATGATTGTGTGGGAA GATTTCATGTCTGAAGACGTGACCTTCTGTGGTGTCTTTGATGGTCATGGTCCACATGGCCATCTTGTTGCCCGCAAGGTGAGGGATGCCCTGCCAGTAAAATTACAGTCATTCTTGAACTCTTGTCAATCAAGGCAAAATGGACCGGGTCAAACCTGTTTCATGGGGAATTCAAAGAAATCAGATGTTGGGGATTTGGACAAGGATGGCTCTGTCGAGGATAAATTGAATTCTTTGTGGAGAGAAACATTTCTGAAGTCATACAAGGCCATGGATAAAGAGCTGAAATCCCATCCCAATTTGGACTGCTTCTGCAGTGGGAGCACAGCTATCACTATTGTAAAACAG GGATCGAATCTGTTCATGGGATATATTGGGGATTCCCGTGCAATCATGGGATCTAAGGACAGCAATGATTCCATGGTGGCAGTCCAGTTGACTGTTGATCTGAAGCCTGATTTGCCAA GGGAGGCTGAAAGGATTAAGCGGTGTAAAGGTAGAGTCTTTGCATTGCAAGATGAACCTGAAGTGCCAAGAGTTTGGTTACCATTCGATGATGCCCCTGGTCTGGCAATGGCTCGGGCGTTTGGGGATTTCTGTTTGAAGGAATATGGAGTGATATCAATACCTGAGTTTTCACACCGGACACTTACAGACAAGGATCAGTTCATTGTTCTTGCCTCAGATGGT GTTTGGGATGTCTTGAGCAACGAAGAGGTGGTTGAGATTGTATCCTCTGCTCCAACACGGGCATCAGCCGCAAGAATTCTGGTGGACTCAGCTGCTCGTGAATGGAAGCTCAAATACCCAACTTCAAAGATGGATGACTGTGCTGTAGTTTGCTTATTTTTGGATGGGAAAATGGACTCAGAATCTGATTACGATGAACAAGGTTTTTCTTCAGCGACTCTTGATCAGAGCAATCATTCTGGTAATGCTGCTGAGTCAGATGATGGGCAGAAATCCGAGCCATGTCTGCAAAGAAACTTTACTGTCAGGTCAGCTGAAGAAAATGATACTTATGGAAGACTAGCAGTTGAAGTTGATGGAGATGGCGAAACAGTGAGTGCTGATGATCAGAGTTGGTCAGGTTTGGAAGGTGTCACACGAGTTAATTCACTTGTTCAACTTCCAAGATTTTCTGAGGAAAGGCCAGACCCATAA